One window from the genome of Saimiri boliviensis isolate mSaiBol1 chromosome 2, mSaiBol1.pri, whole genome shotgun sequence encodes:
- the LOC101048580 gene encoding large ribosomal subunit protein uL11-like, with product MPPKFDPNEIKVVYLRCTGGEVGATSALTPKISPLGLSPKKVGDDIAKATGDWKGLRITVKLTIQNRQAQIEVVPSASALIIKALKEPPRDRKKQKNITHSGNITFDEIVNIARQMRHRSLARELSGTIKEILGTAQSVGCNVDGRHPHDIIDDIHSGAVECPAS from the coding sequence ATGCCGCCGAAGTTCGACCCCAACGAGATCAAAGTCGTATACCTGAGGTGCACTGGGGGTGAAGTCGGTGCTACTTCTGCGCTTACCCCCAAGATCAGCCCCCtgggtctgtctccaaaaaaggttGGTGATGACATTGCCAAGGCAACGGGTGACTGGAAGGGCCTGCGGATTACAGTGAAACTGACCATTCAGAACAGACAGGCCCAGATTGAGGTGgtgccttctgcctctgccctgaTCATCAAAGCTCTTAAGGAACcaccaagagacagaaagaaacagaaaaacattacaCACAGCGGGAATATCACTTTTGATGAGATTGTCAACATTGCTCGACAGATGCGGCACCGATCTTTAGCCAGAGAACTCTCTGGAACCATTAAAGAGATCCTGGGGACTGCCCAGTCTGTGGGCTGCAATGTTGATGGCCGCCACCCTCACGACATCATAGATGACATCCACAGTGGTGCTGTGGAATGTCCAGCTAGTTaa